One window of the Pedobacter ginsengisoli genome contains the following:
- a CDS encoding MIP/aquaporin family protein — MSAFSAEILGTMFMILLGNGVVANVVLTGTKGNNGGWIVITTAWALAVFVGVVIAGPYSGAHLNPAVTIGLAAAGKFSWADAPAYIAAQFIGAMLGSFLVWLLFKDFYKGTEDKGAKQATFFTAPAIPNTVSNLISEIIGTFVLIFVIFHFTDASFGSDKSPIGLGSVGALPVTFLVWVIGLSLGGTTGYAINPARDLGPRIMHAILPVAGKGGNNWSYAWIPVIGPIVGSVLAALLYFCIKI; from the coding sequence ATGTCTGCATTTTCAGCCGAAATCCTCGGTACTATGTTTATGATTTTATTGGGCAATGGTGTTGTTGCCAATGTTGTTTTAACCGGAACTAAAGGAAATAATGGTGGATGGATTGTAATTACCACAGCCTGGGCACTTGCCGTATTTGTAGGTGTTGTAATAGCCGGGCCATACAGTGGAGCTCATCTTAATCCTGCTGTAACAATTGGCCTGGCGGCTGCCGGAAAGTTTAGCTGGGCAGACGCCCCCGCCTACATTGCCGCTCAATTTATCGGTGCAATGCTTGGATCCTTTTTGGTCTGGCTCTTGTTTAAAGATTTTTACAAAGGAACAGAAGACAAAGGCGCAAAACAGGCTACTTTTTTTACTGCCCCTGCCATTCCAAATACTGTTTCGAATTTGATAAGTGAAATAATAGGCACATTTGTACTGATTTTTGTAATATTCCATTTTACTGATGCCTCATTCGGTTCTGATAAATCTCCGATAGGCCTGGGTTCCGTTGGTGCCCTACCTGTAACCTTTCTGGTATGGGTTATAGGTCTATCATTAGGCGGAACAACAGGATATGCCATTAATCCGGCAAGAGATCTTGGTCCTAGAATTATGCATGCCATACTTCCAGTTGCCGGCAAAGGCGGCAACAACTGGAGTTATGCGTGGATACCCGTAATAGGCCCAATTGTTGGAAGCGTGCTGGCGGCTTTGCTATATTTTTGCATAAAAATTTAA
- a CDS encoding serine hydrolase domain-containing protein, translated as MKNIVKNLALAYMLIPSMAFSQEQVISKRIDSLFQVISEYKMLNGAAQITVNNNTIYKSSFGYSDFARGQSNTKTTSFALGSVSKIFTSIAILQLRDRGKFKLDDRFIKYFPEFPYPNITVRQLLSHTSGLPDYNVFESAVAKQPEKVFNNGDIIPLLKSLNQSLIFNPGEKWQYSNLNFCLLALLVEKVSGSSFEVYVAKKVFQPAGMSETYFYTSKHIKPLKQAINHDYPLFINTVPIDADSIKKVKWRTYNLNGLLGQGNIYSTTTDMIRFDQALYGTKLLKSESLNEALAVSQLNLGMPNITESALGKAVYGLGWYVLQDTTLGKIVFHTGGVPGAICMFVRNISRKQSFILFDNTFSPNVFNIGKNILKILNARPTETLRKSLTRDYVIALTERGIDNAFIKLCALKSDSLHYSLNEDEMNELGLQLLYAGKTPGHVSEALEVLKLNVLLFPLSFNTYDSYGEALAFAGKKQEAIEMYKKSIELNHQNTGGQAALEQLLK; from the coding sequence ATGAAAAATATTGTAAAAAATCTCGCCTTAGCTTACATGCTAATCCCATCCATGGCTTTCTCTCAAGAACAGGTTATTTCAAAGCGCATTGATAGTTTATTTCAGGTTATATCTGAATATAAAATGTTAAATGGCGCTGCCCAAATTACGGTTAATAACAACACCATCTATAAATCATCATTCGGATATTCCGATTTTGCACGGGGTCAGTCAAATACCAAAACAACTAGCTTTGCATTAGGGTCTGTATCAAAAATATTTACCTCAATAGCCATATTGCAATTGAGGGATAGAGGCAAATTTAAATTGGATGACCGTTTTATTAAATATTTCCCAGAATTTCCTTATCCTAATATCACCGTACGTCAGCTTCTATCGCATACTTCAGGTTTGCCAGACTACAATGTTTTCGAATCAGCAGTTGCTAAACAACCCGAAAAGGTTTTTAATAATGGAGATATCATTCCACTTCTGAAAAGCTTAAATCAATCTTTAATATTTAACCCGGGTGAAAAGTGGCAATATTCTAATTTAAACTTTTGCTTACTCGCATTACTTGTCGAAAAGGTTTCAGGCTCATCTTTTGAAGTATATGTAGCTAAAAAAGTCTTCCAGCCTGCTGGGATGTCAGAGACTTATTTTTACACAAGTAAACATATCAAACCATTAAAACAGGCTATAAATCATGATTATCCACTGTTTATTAATACAGTACCTATTGATGCAGATAGCATTAAGAAAGTGAAATGGAGGACTTATAATCTGAACGGATTATTGGGGCAGGGGAACATATACAGTACCACGACTGATATGATCAGATTCGACCAGGCATTGTATGGAACCAAGCTGTTAAAATCAGAAAGTCTTAACGAAGCCCTTGCTGTTAGTCAATTAAACTTAGGTATGCCCAACATTACTGAAAGTGCTTTAGGTAAGGCAGTCTATGGTCTTGGATGGTATGTACTGCAAGATACCACCCTTGGTAAAATTGTTTTTCATACAGGTGGTGTGCCGGGAGCTATCTGTATGTTTGTTCGGAATATTTCCCGTAAACAAAGTTTTATTCTATTCGACAATACTTTCAGCCCAAACGTCTTTAATATTGGAAAGAACATTCTTAAAATACTAAATGCCCGGCCTACGGAAACATTACGGAAAAGCCTTACGCGCGACTATGTCATTGCTTTAACTGAGAGGGGTATTGATAATGCTTTCATAAAATTATGCGCGCTCAAATCAGACAGTCTGCATTATTCTTTAAATGAAGATGAAATGAATGAACTCGGCTTGCAGTTACTTTACGCGGGGAAAACACCTGGCCACGTTTCTGAGGCCCTGGAGGTATTAAAACTTAATGTACTCCTATTTCCACTAAGCTTTAATACCTACGATAGTTATGGCGAAGCATTGGCCTTTGCAGGAAAGAAGCAGGAAGCTATTGAGATGTACAAGAAATCTATTGAATTAAACCATCAGAACACAGGTGGCCAAGCAGCACTTGAGCAACTACTTAAATAG
- a CDS encoding transcriptional regulator gives MVINKHFTINASRNEVLDNRTEKSVRLEPWLMKLLCLLIENHGEIVERSFIIKQLWNDYPGAGEGLNQAISGLRKLLEDDQKKIIETLPKTGYCFHGIIEDIPIKHQARSLKATYIMAGILTVIAILFLVRYYQSTEASISDRLSRKEARDISKIDSIHQAERLKAPKNRK, from the coding sequence ATGGTAATAAATAAGCATTTTACTATAAATGCTTCGCGAAATGAAGTATTGGATAACAGGACGGAAAAATCTGTTAGACTGGAACCCTGGTTGATGAAACTGTTATGCCTTCTCATTGAAAATCATGGAGAGATTGTTGAACGTAGTTTTATTATCAAACAACTCTGGAATGATTATCCCGGAGCAGGTGAGGGCTTAAATCAAGCCATATCAGGATTGAGAAAATTACTGGAGGACGATCAGAAAAAGATCATCGAAACACTTCCTAAAACCGGATATTGTTTCCATGGAATTATTGAAGATATTCCTATTAAACATCAGGCCAGATCGCTTAAGGCAACATATATCATGGCGGGGATTCTAACGGTTATCGCTATTTTATTTCTTGTGAGATATTACCAATCAACGGAAGCATCAATTTCTGACCGATTATCTAGAAAGGAAGCACGCGATATTTCTAAAATTGACTCCATCCATCAGGCAGAAAGATTAAAAGCTCCTAAGAATAGGAAGTAA
- a CDS encoding DUF1826 domain-containing protein, giving the protein MNNKFSDKHQIRVVSTFSELVNTDFKGITNAICWYRDLAGDFKEVVSKLQFEQDITEVCPEQLLALQLSEKGHLARQIILNDLQLLTDFGASPSLNLIKSYPRDDAFDFIPTDVYSYHVDRSAIATDTFLCTYYGAVSEILPNDQAEQKILIPEIREKLKELHEGSDVEFESFLEEYYFDLHYQPKANAKPINLGLGHIWRLAVDHPQQKVLPCVHRAPEEKEDEYRLLLIC; this is encoded by the coding sequence ATGAACAATAAATTTTCGGACAAGCACCAAATTAGAGTAGTTTCTACTTTTTCTGAACTTGTAAATACCGATTTCAAAGGTATTACGAACGCTATTTGCTGGTATAGAGATTTGGCCGGAGATTTTAAGGAAGTGGTATCTAAACTTCAATTTGAACAAGATATTACAGAAGTTTGCCCCGAGCAGCTTTTAGCGCTTCAACTTTCCGAAAAAGGGCATTTAGCACGGCAAATTATTTTAAATGATTTGCAATTATTAACCGATTTTGGGGCTTCTCCTTCACTCAATCTGATCAAAAGTTACCCACGGGACGATGCGTTCGATTTTATTCCAACAGATGTATATTCTTATCATGTGGATCGCTCAGCCATTGCAACGGATACTTTTTTATGTACCTATTATGGCGCTGTTAGCGAAATCTTACCCAATGATCAGGCTGAACAAAAAATACTCATCCCGGAGATTAGGGAAAAGCTTAAAGAATTACATGAAGGTTCAGACGTGGAATTTGAAAGCTTTTTGGAGGAATATTATTTTGACCTGCATTATCAACCTAAAGCCAACGCTAAGCCCATAAATTTAGGATTAGGCCATATTTGGAGATTAGCAGTAGACCATCCTCAGCAGAAGGTTTTACCCTGTGTTCATCGGGCACCAGAAGAAAAAGAAGATGAATATCGATTGCTTCTGATTTGTTGA